A window of the Bradyrhizobium ottawaense genome harbors these coding sequences:
- a CDS encoding HD-GYP domain-containing protein, translating to MLVHFVTDEPTKIPAIRAMLEPRYHVVPQLLGGGVTQISSNGALMVDADLRKKVRVEQIRLVLLELSCIPEKLFIVRNHARSMVAQAYALGATAVVSRPREIIFKLAQIEVAEKAARTDFAINSREIADGAATFSSMFSAVRCVKPINLSDAERATSEIINSIAQSGLSAWLDHVRRYHEGTFQHCLLVAGVAVGFAMDIGFASLDVRRLGIAATLHDIGKARIPLSILDKPGRLDPAEEEIMRRHPVIGYELLKDISGVSPEILDGVRHHHEYLDGSGYPDALMAPEISDLVRLLTISDIFAALIESRPYSAAISRQDAYKILCGMDGKLERSLVKAFRNVALVA from the coding sequence ATGCTTGTTCATTTCGTCACCGATGAACCTACGAAGATACCGGCCATCCGGGCGATGCTGGAACCGCGATATCACGTTGTCCCCCAGCTGCTGGGAGGTGGTGTCACGCAAATCAGCTCAAACGGCGCGCTGATGGTTGATGCAGACCTGCGCAAGAAGGTTCGTGTCGAACAGATCAGGCTTGTTTTGCTGGAGCTGAGTTGCATTCCTGAAAAGCTGTTTATCGTTCGGAACCACGCTCGTTCCATGGTTGCGCAAGCGTATGCGCTCGGAGCGACCGCCGTGGTGTCGCGCCCAAGAGAAATCATATTCAAGCTGGCGCAGATTGAAGTCGCGGAGAAGGCAGCACGAACCGACTTTGCCATTAACTCACGCGAGATTGCAGATGGCGCGGCGACCTTCTCGTCAATGTTCTCGGCCGTGCGGTGCGTTAAACCGATAAACCTTTCAGACGCCGAGCGCGCAACGTCCGAAATCATCAATAGCATCGCGCAAAGCGGGCTTAGCGCGTGGCTTGACCACGTGCGCCGCTATCATGAAGGAACGTTTCAACATTGCTTGCTGGTAGCGGGGGTGGCAGTCGGCTTCGCAATGGATATCGGGTTTGCCAGCCTTGATGTAAGGCGACTCGGAATAGCAGCAACCCTCCATGATATCGGGAAGGCCCGCATTCCCTTATCAATTCTCGACAAGCCCGGACGCCTCGACCCAGCTGAAGAAGAGATCATGAGACGCCATCCGGTCATCGGATATGAGTTATTGAAGGATATCTCAGGCGTTAGCCCGGAGATTCTTGACGGAGTGAGGCACCACCACGAATATCTCGATGGTTCTGGCTATCCAGACGCGCTGATGGCACCGGAGATTTCCGATCTAGTAAGATTACTGACGATTTCCGATATCTTCGCCGCGCTTATTGAGTCGAGGCCGTACAGCGCGGCAATATCCCGCCAAGATGCCTACAAAATCCTTTGCGGTATGGACGGAAAGCTGGAACGATCGCTTGTAAAGGCGTTCCGGAACGTAGCGCTTGTGGCGTGA
- a CDS encoding DUF2336 domain-containing protein gives MSFLHELEGAVSRGSAESRERALWYATDVLIAGRYTDDEIWMFGEVIGLLERDITVAARAQLAKRLARVDNAPTRVIKKLAFDDSIDVAGPVLRQSERLDCRTLVANAKSKSQLHLLAISQRKSISEDVTDVLVTRGHNEVVRSVAKNDGACFSDFGILHMIKRSESDSILVEQLGHRKDIPRHLFQQLIAKAADNVKKKFEAEHTAEASQIQTMVTDVTGALHSKFGPASKSYFDAKRNVARERYVGDLNEGKIFEYAQSHKLEEVTAGLALLCSLPVNMVERALINRSKETLLILVKALGFSWETTMSLLFLGAQDHRIVSHDLGDMKREFANLNIETSRSVLKTYQSRKLAAGADSGERRLPQLHGQ, from the coding sequence ATGTCATTCCTGCATGAACTAGAAGGTGCGGTGTCGCGGGGATCGGCAGAGAGCCGCGAGCGAGCGTTGTGGTATGCGACCGATGTATTGATAGCCGGCCGTTATACCGACGACGAGATTTGGATGTTCGGAGAGGTAATAGGCTTGCTAGAACGGGATATTACCGTAGCGGCCCGCGCCCAACTCGCGAAACGACTGGCTCGAGTCGACAATGCGCCCACACGTGTCATCAAAAAACTTGCATTCGATGACTCGATCGATGTTGCAGGCCCTGTACTTCGTCAGTCCGAGCGTCTCGATTGTCGAACCTTGGTCGCCAACGCCAAATCCAAAAGTCAGCTACATCTGCTCGCAATTTCTCAGCGAAAGTCCATAAGCGAGGACGTTACGGATGTGCTTGTGACACGAGGTCACAACGAGGTTGTGCGCTCGGTTGCAAAGAACGACGGTGCCTGCTTTTCGGATTTTGGCATCTTGCACATGATCAAACGCTCTGAGAGCGATTCGATTCTTGTCGAGCAACTCGGCCACCGCAAGGACATCCCCAGGCATCTATTCCAACAGCTGATCGCCAAGGCGGCTGACAACGTTAAGAAGAAGTTCGAAGCTGAACACACGGCTGAGGCGAGCCAGATTCAAACCATGGTGACGGACGTCACGGGTGCACTGCATTCGAAATTCGGGCCCGCGTCGAAAAGCTATTTTGATGCAAAGAGGAACGTGGCAAGAGAGAGATACGTCGGTGATCTGAATGAAGGCAAGATCTTTGAATATGCTCAATCCCACAAGCTCGAGGAGGTCACGGCGGGATTGGCATTGTTGTGTTCATTGCCCGTCAATATGGTCGAACGAGCACTGATTAACAGGAGCAAAGAAACGCTGCTGATCTTGGTTAAAGCTCTCGGCTTCTCCTGGGAGACCACGATGTCGCTGCTGTTTCTAGGCGCGCAGGACCATCGTATCGTTTCGCATGATCTAGGTGACATGAAACGAGAATTTGCTAACCTGAACATTGAAACGTCCCGAAGTGTTCTGAAGACCTATCAGTCGCGCAAGCTCGCCGCAGGGGCTGATTCCGGAGAACGTCGTCTGCCGCAATTGCATGGTCAGTGA
- a CDS encoding putative Ig domain-containing protein, which translates to MPNNDILDDLLVRPDKVIRKAEGVVEPARSNQGDESGYDLTNPNLHHGAEAKYAPTLQIVSKSGSVVASAEAGLHEAQTIGESSRLPVGDRDPIATIIADQNAYEGHTSSLNVSGHFRPSTGDALTFSAKLSTGLGIDAHTGVISGTATDSDFGSNPGTVTATDTHGQAISESFYLAVGDGGPTATAIADQSAYEGHSFSLNVSNYFAAAAGDALTFSAKLPAGLSINAHTGVISGTPTDSDFGNNPITVTATDAHGKAISESFNLAVGDSGPTATAIANQIGFEGQAFSLNVASHFAAPAAGDALTFSAKLPAGLSINAHTGVISGTPTDSDFGNNPITVTATDAHGKAISESFNLAVGDSGPTATAIANQSGFEGQAFSLNVASHFAAPAAGDILTFSAKLPTGLSINAHTGVISGTPTDGDYGNNTITVTATDAHGKAISESFHLQVGDSGPTATAIANQSALEGHAFSLNVSSHFKAPAAGDTLTFSGSLPAGLSINAHTGVISGTPTDSDYGNNTITVTATDTHGKAISESFHLAVGDSGPTATAIANQSALEGHAFSSNVSSHFKAPAAGDTLTFSGSLPAGLSINAHTGVISGTPTDSDYGNNTITVTATDTHGKAISESFHLAVGDSGPTATTISNQSSFEGQSFALNVSSHFAAPAAGDTLTFSAKLPTGLSIDAHTGVISGTPTDSDYGNNAVTVTATDAHGKAISESFHLAVGDSGPTATTISDQGAYEGNSFSLNVSSHFAAPVAGDALTFSAKLPTGLSIDAHTGTISGTPTDSDYGNNTVTVTATDAHGKAISESFHLQVSDSGPTATAIADQSAGEGQAFSLNVAGHFVAPAAGDALTFSASLPAGLTINSHTGVISGTPTDGDYTSNAHAYNFNFTSFDGTFTVTGQLNTANSLDAVGGYDVTGIAGSVVGLNGATISGLISNPNPSAESISPDGVFIYDNVLLSNSSPSLDYGGLLFTSNGLEYNIFYQNGNYQLIETLSPHGTAYSGQDGTFTISAISASDPITVTATDAHGQSISESFHLAVSDSGPTATPIADQSAHERQSFSLDVSSHFAAPAAGDTLTFSATVPTGLSIDAHTGIISGTPTNSDIGNNPITVTATDAHGQTISEHLNLAVADHNDTFFISSHSGDIAITGSNDWTDAVDLHNIGQSASFNLTEYAPDGHIVQSWTGLVVDGSAQSDHNITLAQGDHAQLTVNHIDGTASDHIALQHIDHIKY; encoded by the coding sequence ATGCCCAACAATGACATTTTAGATGATTTGCTGGTCCGACCGGACAAGGTCATTCGGAAGGCAGAGGGCGTGGTCGAACCCGCGCGCAGCAACCAAGGGGATGAAAGCGGATACGATCTAACAAATCCGAACCTGCACCACGGCGCAGAGGCCAAGTATGCGCCAACTCTGCAAATCGTAAGTAAATCCGGATCCGTCGTAGCTTCTGCCGAAGCGGGGTTACATGAAGCCCAGACGATCGGCGAGAGCTCGCGTCTTCCCGTCGGCGATCGCGACCCGATCGCAACCATCATCGCAGATCAGAACGCCTATGAAGGCCATACCTCCTCTCTCAATGTCTCAGGCCACTTCAGACCTTCCACCGGCGATGCCCTGACCTTCTCGGCCAAACTGTCGACGGGCCTTGGCATCGACGCCCATACCGGCGTCATCTCGGGAACCGCGACCGACAGTGACTTCGGCAGCAACCCAGGTACGGTGACGGCGACCGATACTCACGGTCAGGCGATCAGCGAGAGCTTCTATCTTGCCGTCGGCGACGGCGGCCCGACCGCAACCGCCATCGCAGACCAAAGCGCCTATGAGGGCCATAGCTTCTCGCTCAACGTCTCCAATTACTTCGCCGCTGCCGCGGGCGATGCCCTGACCTTCTCGGCCAAGCTGCCAGCGGGCCTCAGCATCAACGCCCATACCGGCGTCATCTCGGGAACCCCGACCGACAGCGACTTCGGCAACAACCCGATCACGGTGACGGCGACCGACGCCCATGGCAAAGCCATCAGCGAGAGTTTCAATCTCGCCGTCGGCGACAGCGGCCCGACAGCTACCGCCATCGCAAATCAAATTGGTTTTGAAGGACAGGCCTTCTCGCTCAATGTCGCCAGCCACTTCGCGGCCCCGGCTGCAGGCGATGCCCTGACCTTCTCGGCCAAGCTGCCAGCGGGCCTCAGCATCAACGCCCATACCGGCGTCATCTCGGGAACCCCGACCGACAGCGACTTCGGCAATAACCCGATCACGGTGACGGCGACCGACGCCCATGGCAAAGCCATCAGCGAAAGTTTCAATCTCGCCGTCGGCGACAGCGGCCCGACGGCTACCGCCATCGCAAATCAAAGTGGTTTCGAAGGCCAAGCCTTCTCGCTCAATGTCGCCAGCCACTTTGCCGCTCCCGCCGCTGGCGATATTCTGACCTTCTCAGCCAAGCTGCCGACCGGCCTCAGCATCAATGCCCATACCGGTGTCATCTCGGGCACCCCGACCGACGGCGACTACGGGAACAACACGATCACGGTCACGGCGACCGACGCCCATGGCAAAGCCATCAGCGAGAGCTTCCACCTCCAGGTCGGCGACAGCGGCCCGACCGCAACCGCCATCGCAAACCAGAGCGCCCTTGAAGGCCACGCCTTCTCGTTGAATGTCTCAAGCCATTTCAAAGCACCCGCTGCCGGCGACACGCTAACCTTCTCAGGATCATTGCCGGCCGGCCTCAGCATCAACGCCCATACCGGTGTCATCTCGGGAACCCCAACCGACAGCGACTACGGCAATAACACGATCACGGTCACGGCGACCGACACCCATGGCAAGGCGATCAGCGAGAGCTTCCATCTTGCCGTCGGCGACAGCGGCCCGACCGCCACCGCCATCGCAAACCAGAGCGCCCTTGAAGGCCACGCCTTCTCGTCGAATGTCTCAAGCCATTTCAAAGCACCCGCTGCCGGCGACACGCTAACCTTCTCTGGATCATTGCCGGCCGGCCTCAGCATCAACGCCCATACCGGTGTCATCTCGGGAACCCCAACCGACAGCGACTACGGTAACAACACGATCACGGTCACGGCGACAGACACCCATGGCAAGGCGATCAGCGAGAGCTTCCATCTTGCCGTCGGCGACAGCGGCCCGACCGCCACCACCATCTCAAACCAAAGCTCCTTTGAGGGACAGAGCTTCGCGCTCAACGTCTCCAGCCACTTTGCCGCTCCCGCCGCTGGCGATACTCTGACCTTCTCAGCCAAGCTGCCAACCGGCCTCAGCATCGATGCTCATACCGGGGTCATCTCGGGCACGCCGACCGACAGCGACTACGGCAACAATGCGGTCACGGTGACGGCAACCGATGCCCATGGCAAGGCAATCAGCGAGAGCTTCCATCTTGCCGTCGGTGACAGCGGCCCCACCGCCACCACCATCTCCGACCAAGGCGCCTACGAGGGCAACAGTTTCTCGCTCAATGTCTCCAGCCACTTCGCCGCTCCTGTCGCCGGCGATGCGCTGACTTTCTCAGCCAAGCTGCCGACTGGCCTCAGCATCGACGCCCACACCGGCACGATCTCGGGCACCCCGACCGACAGCGACTACGGGAACAACACGGTCACGGTGACGGCGACCGACGCCCACGGCAAGGCGATCAGCGAAAGCTTCCATCTCCAGGTCAGCGACAGCGGCCCGACGGCCACCGCCATCGCAGACCAGAGCGCTGGTGAAGGGCAAGCCTTTTCACTCAACGTCGCCGGCCACTTCGTCGCCCCTGCCGCCGGCGATGCCCTGACCTTTTCAGCGTCTTTGCCGGCCGGCCTCACCATCAATTCCCATACCGGCGTCATCTCGGGCACCCCGACCGACGGTGACTACACCAGCAATGCGCATGCCTACAATTTTAATTTTACCTCGTTCGACGGCACCTTTACGGTTACAGGACAGCTCAACACCGCTAACTCGCTCGATGCCGTTGGAGGATATGACGTCACTGGAATTGCAGGATCCGTCGTCGGGCTGAACGGCGCGACGATCAGCGGTCTGATAAGCAATCCCAACCCTTCAGCCGAATCAATCAGTCCGGACGGCGTATTCATTTACGATAACGTACTGCTTTCGAACAGCAGCCCGTCACTCGACTACGGCGGCCTCCTGTTCACGTCCAATGGGCTTGAGTACAATATATTTTACCAAAACGGTAATTATCAGCTCATCGAGACCCTCAGTCCTCACGGGACGGCGTATTCCGGACAAGACGGTACGTTCACGATCTCCGCCATTTCTGCAAGCGATCCTATCACAGTGACGGCGACCGATGCGCACGGTCAATCAATCAGCGAGAGTTTCCATCTTGCAGTAAGCGATAGCGGGCCCACCGCCACGCCCATCGCAGACCAGAGCGCTCACGAACGCCAGAGCTTCTCGCTTGATGTCTCGAGCCACTTCGCCGCTCCTGCAGCCGGCGATACGCTGACCTTTTCGGCCACGGTGCCAACCGGCCTCAGCATCGATGCGCATACCGGCATCATCTCGGGCACCCCAACCAACAGCGATATAGGCAACAACCCAATCACGGTCACGGCGACCGACGCGCACGGTCAGACAATCAGCGAACACCTAAATTTAGCGGTCGCCGACCACAACGATACATTTTTCATCTCCTCACATAGCGGAGACATCGCGATCACAGGCAGCAACGACTGGACCGACGCTGTCGATCTTCACAATATTGGGCAGAGTGCGAGTTTCAATCTGACGGAATACGCGCCGGACGGCCACATCGTCCAAAGCTGGACCGGACTAGTGGTTGACGGATCAGCGCAGTCTGATCACAACATCACACTTGCGCAAGGCGACCATGCTCAGCTTACCGTCAATCATATCGACGGGACCGCGAGCGACCATATTGCGCTTCAACATATTGATCATATCAAATACTGA
- a CDS encoding peptidase domain-containing ABC transporter, with protein sequence MFIKRFIAEAKPGLLSRRSARAARKSPVSFVSIGGALVREPTVPAAVYFASFVINLLALSLPLSIMQVYDRVIPNRSFSTLAWLFFGLAIVLVIDFVLKTLRSALLSSQAVRFARNVENEGVARFLRAPNGGFEREPAAVHVNRYGAAAALADYHSGQARLVLIDLPFVGIALLVMAIVGGAMVLVPASLFFGFAALAIGRAREFRRILDTRTTQDNRKYDFISEVLTGIHTVKAMAMEPQMQRRFERLQEAVAKTTMSSISTGQANQTAALLFGSVAQLVVVAIGGSQVINDQLTMGALAACTMLSGQILQPLLRAISLWTEKETVDHRRAEVKSLLDLPSAEAPFEIHASVKGNIRFENVVYRHPTDLNQTLAVRDISIEAGAMIGLKGRESSGRTTLLKLMLGEIEPTSGRVTVDGVSTLVSQFAAIRQHIAYVGAVPAIFSGTIMENLTLFAPEKRDFARKMAQLLGLEATINLLPDGYETKLGKGIGDDLPMSIAQQVNIVRALTNRPRVLALDEANMLLDAIAEPALIKALNVLRGSLTVLVVTHRPSLLALCDHQVALEDGCAGWSLSSLGNTRKVAT encoded by the coding sequence GTGTTCATTAAGCGTTTCATCGCGGAAGCAAAGCCGGGGCTTTTGAGCCGTCGGTCGGCTCGCGCGGCGCGCAAGAGCCCGGTTAGCTTTGTATCCATAGGCGGAGCCCTCGTTCGCGAGCCAACGGTTCCGGCAGCGGTCTATTTTGCGTCCTTTGTCATTAATCTCCTGGCCTTGTCGCTCCCGCTTTCGATCATGCAGGTGTACGATCGCGTTATTCCAAACCGATCGTTTTCGACGCTTGCATGGCTCTTCTTTGGTCTCGCGATAGTGCTGGTTATTGACTTCGTTTTAAAAACGTTAAGATCGGCTCTCTTGTCCTCGCAGGCGGTGCGCTTCGCCCGAAACGTGGAAAACGAAGGGGTCGCCCGTTTTCTTCGCGCGCCCAACGGAGGGTTTGAGCGCGAACCTGCCGCCGTGCACGTGAACCGCTATGGCGCGGCAGCCGCACTGGCTGATTATCACAGCGGCCAGGCACGGTTGGTCCTAATCGATCTGCCGTTTGTGGGTATCGCGCTTTTGGTGATGGCGATCGTGGGCGGCGCAATGGTGCTCGTGCCGGCAAGTCTGTTTTTCGGGTTTGCTGCGCTTGCCATAGGTCGCGCTCGCGAATTCCGAAGGATACTCGATACGCGCACCACGCAGGATAATCGGAAATATGATTTTATCTCCGAGGTATTGACCGGGATTCACACGGTCAAGGCTATGGCGATGGAGCCGCAGATGCAGCGCCGCTTTGAGCGGCTGCAGGAAGCGGTGGCGAAAACGACGATGTCCTCTATCTCGACTGGGCAAGCAAATCAAACCGCCGCACTGCTTTTCGGAAGCGTCGCGCAATTGGTCGTGGTGGCGATAGGGGGCTCACAAGTCATAAACGACCAGCTGACAATGGGAGCTCTAGCGGCTTGCACGATGCTGTCGGGTCAAATTCTGCAGCCTCTGCTGCGGGCGATTTCTCTCTGGACCGAGAAGGAAACCGTGGATCATCGCCGAGCCGAAGTTAAGTCGCTCCTCGATCTACCTTCAGCCGAGGCTCCTTTCGAAATTCATGCGTCGGTGAAGGGCAATATTCGATTTGAGAACGTCGTCTATCGACATCCAACAGATCTCAATCAAACTTTGGCGGTTCGCGACATTTCGATCGAAGCCGGTGCAATGATAGGCCTGAAAGGAAGGGAAAGTTCGGGGCGGACCACGCTGCTAAAGTTAATGCTGGGGGAGATTGAGCCAACCTCCGGTCGCGTCACGGTCGACGGGGTATCAACGTTAGTCTCGCAATTTGCGGCGATACGCCAACACATCGCCTATGTCGGAGCTGTACCCGCCATATTTTCTGGCACGATCATGGAAAATCTCACTTTGTTCGCTCCGGAGAAGCGCGATTTCGCGCGCAAGATGGCGCAACTCCTAGGTCTTGAAGCAACGATCAATCTCCTCCCAGATGGGTACGAGACGAAGCTTGGCAAAGGCATCGGTGACGATCTGCCTATGTCGATCGCGCAGCAAGTGAACATCGTCCGAGCGCTGACAAATCGTCCGCGCGTGCTTGCGCTCGATGAGGCAAATATGCTGCTGGATGCGATTGCCGAGCCCGCGCTCATTAAGGCGCTGAACGTTCTCCGTGGCAGCTTGACCGTGCTTGTTGTGACGCACCGTCCGTCGCTGTTGGCTCTGTGCGACCATCAAGTTGCTCTTGAAGACGGTTGTGCTGGTTGGTCTCTCTCCTCCTTAGGCAATACGCGGAAGGTGGCGACGTGA
- a CDS encoding peptidase domain-containing ABC transporter: MTTHSDPGSPLVGANQTPASELIENPVHANLARLAAEFANVSDDLSCSPQESLISTINSIVHPETAAEACLAPTLALFGWAGEGRLIQEALPHFGRIDNVEALRSALSLLGYGTTRKFLKQSKIKSHSIPCLFTRDGTDITLIVDREPDGTLLAFDGKSTSWKTIEPGKQGGWAYFVWDQSVKTETVEPGASWLFSAIRQFKPTIVATLGFSLLGNLAALALPIFVICVYDLGIGTKSIDTVIMLAIGAGIVIATNLALRSVRARAMAYFGARIDALIGMKAFEVILNMPVSMVEAAPVGTQISRLKQFESMRDVFTGTLASSIVDIPFIFIFLIAIATWGGNLVWVPVSLIAAYVVLSAITIPVTRNYIRTISTAKQRRNILLHEIFTKRRAIRSLSAEHIWIARHRGLAQLISDQTHRAHRFNNAVQNMGELLVSIAGIATLGLGAVSVSRGSMTSGALIGTMALVWRVLSPLQSTYLSLPRLEQALQTFKQIDRLMKIRSERDVRAPRSFFRQFSGKISLQRLAFRYAQSQEAVLRGVQLEIKPGEMIAITGASGVGKTTLLRLIAGLYPPSLGAVLVDGMDLRQIDPTEWRSQIAFLPETTNFFYGTLAQNIRLSRPDASDAQIVRALKEMGLDSEEQLMGEGIERRLTAADIENFSDALKQRLALARCFIKDAPVYLLDNPAASLDTASELHLLKKLAALKGRATVLFTTFRPSHMRLADRVILLKDGQVLLDGPPDRVLERISAAA, translated from the coding sequence GTGACGACGCATAGTGACCCAGGATCGCCTCTCGTCGGTGCAAACCAAACCCCGGCGTCGGAGCTGATTGAAAATCCGGTGCACGCTAACTTGGCGCGGCTCGCCGCCGAATTTGCGAATGTCTCAGACGATTTGTCGTGCTCCCCGCAAGAATCTCTGATTTCCACAATCAACAGTATCGTTCATCCCGAAACCGCCGCGGAGGCCTGTCTGGCCCCGACGCTCGCATTGTTTGGCTGGGCTGGCGAGGGACGCCTGATTCAGGAGGCCCTGCCGCATTTTGGTCGTATCGACAATGTCGAGGCGCTGCGTAGCGCTCTTTCTTTATTGGGTTATGGGACAACCCGAAAATTCCTGAAGCAATCAAAGATCAAGTCCCACTCCATCCCATGTTTGTTCACGCGCGACGGTACCGACATCACGCTGATCGTAGACCGTGAGCCGGACGGAACCCTTCTTGCATTCGACGGCAAGTCCACTTCCTGGAAAACAATAGAGCCAGGGAAGCAAGGTGGTTGGGCTTACTTTGTTTGGGACCAGTCGGTTAAGACCGAAACCGTTGAACCAGGGGCATCCTGGCTATTTTCCGCAATTAGACAATTCAAGCCGACAATCGTAGCGACCCTCGGGTTTAGTCTGTTGGGAAACCTCGCAGCGCTTGCGCTGCCGATCTTTGTCATCTGCGTGTATGATCTGGGAATCGGCACGAAGTCGATAGATACCGTGATTATGCTGGCAATAGGCGCCGGCATCGTAATCGCCACGAACCTTGCACTGCGCAGCGTTCGCGCGCGAGCGATGGCGTATTTTGGTGCCCGGATCGACGCTCTCATTGGCATGAAGGCCTTCGAGGTGATCCTCAACATGCCGGTTTCAATGGTCGAAGCCGCTCCGGTCGGAACTCAAATCTCGCGACTGAAGCAGTTTGAGAGTATGCGAGATGTCTTCACCGGAACCTTGGCTTCATCAATTGTCGATATTCCATTCATCTTCATCTTTCTCATTGCTATCGCGACGTGGGGCGGGAATCTTGTCTGGGTGCCGGTGTCACTCATTGCGGCTTATGTTGTGCTCTCCGCGATAACAATTCCGGTGACCCGAAATTATATTCGAACGATCAGTACCGCCAAGCAGCGTCGCAACATTTTGCTTCACGAGATCTTCACCAAGCGCCGTGCGATCCGCTCGCTAAGCGCCGAACACATTTGGATCGCACGGCATCGAGGTCTGGCCCAACTGATTTCGGACCAGACTCATCGGGCGCATAGGTTCAATAACGCAGTGCAAAATATGGGAGAGCTGCTGGTCAGCATTGCCGGAATCGCGACGCTTGGTCTCGGTGCGGTAAGCGTGAGCAGGGGTTCAATGACTTCAGGGGCACTGATTGGCACCATGGCTCTGGTGTGGCGGGTGCTGTCGCCGCTTCAATCGACCTATCTCTCCTTGCCCCGGCTAGAACAAGCGCTCCAGACCTTCAAGCAAATTGACCGGCTCATGAAGATCCGGAGCGAACGAGATGTGCGGGCGCCACGTTCCTTTTTCCGGCAATTTAGCGGGAAAATATCCTTACAGCGCCTTGCCTTTCGTTACGCGCAGAGCCAGGAGGCAGTACTCCGTGGTGTGCAACTCGAGATCAAGCCAGGCGAGATGATCGCCATCACAGGCGCGAGCGGCGTTGGCAAAACAACACTACTCAGACTTATAGCGGGGCTTTATCCCCCTAGCCTTGGCGCTGTACTGGTCGACGGCATGGATTTGCGGCAAATTGATCCGACCGAATGGCGTTCTCAGATAGCATTTTTACCAGAAACGACGAATTTCTTCTATGGCACTTTGGCGCAAAATATTCGGCTCTCCCGACCGGATGCAAGTGACGCACAGATTGTGCGGGCTCTAAAGGAAATGGGACTGGACAGCGAAGAACAGTTGATGGGCGAGGGCATCGAGCGCCGGCTCACGGCTGCAGATATTGAAAATTTCTCGGATGCCTTGAAACAACGGCTGGCGCTGGCGCGCTGTTTCATAAAGGACGCGCCCGTTTATTTGCTGGACAATCCCGCGGCCTCTCTCGACACAGCATCAGAATTGCACTTGCTTAAGAAGCTTGCGGCGCTGAAGGGGCGTGCGACGGTCCTATTTACGACATTCCGCCCGAGCCATATGCGATTAGCCGACCGCGTGATCCTGTTGAAGGACGGACAGGTATTATTGGATGGGCCGCCGGATAGGGTCTTGGAGCGCATATCCGCGGCAGCCTAA